One part of the Brevundimonas subvibrioides ATCC 15264 genome encodes these proteins:
- a CDS encoding lysophospholipid acyltransferase family protein: MRPLRNPVIQIILSSVLAAWMRFCFATIRWSYEGREHAEGVWAAGGGVLCTFWHSRIGLSPSCWPLDRAQAAKALISLSPDGQFIARAVALQGFPAVRGSSANKDKADAAKGGSQALRDGLKQLKIGALAVTPDGPRGPVRVMAEGLPLMAKMSGAPVLFIGMSCNPAVRLNSWDRALLPLPFGRGAIVYDIARFPAGAALSDVTGPWTERLTAVEARADAITGLARL; the protein is encoded by the coding sequence GTGAGGCCGCTCCGCAACCCGGTCATCCAGATCATCCTGTCGTCCGTGCTCGCCGCCTGGATGCGGTTCTGCTTCGCCACCATCCGCTGGTCGTACGAGGGGCGAGAGCACGCGGAAGGCGTCTGGGCCGCGGGCGGCGGCGTGCTGTGCACCTTCTGGCATTCGCGCATCGGGCTGTCACCGTCGTGCTGGCCGCTCGACCGCGCGCAAGCGGCCAAGGCCCTGATCTCGCTCAGCCCCGACGGCCAGTTCATCGCCCGGGCCGTGGCGCTGCAGGGCTTTCCCGCCGTGCGGGGCTCCTCGGCCAACAAGGACAAGGCGGACGCAGCCAAGGGCGGGTCGCAGGCGCTGCGCGACGGCCTCAAACAGCTGAAGATCGGCGCGCTCGCCGTCACGCCCGACGGTCCGCGCGGCCCCGTGCGGGTGATGGCCGAGGGCCTGCCGCTGATGGCGAAGATGTCCGGCGCGCCGGTGCTGTTCATCGGCATGAGCTGCAATCCGGCCGTGCGCCTGAACAGCTGGGACCGCGCCCTTCTGCCCCTGCCCTTCGGTCGCGGGGCCATCGTCTACGACATCGCCCGTTTTCCCGCCGGCGCGGCCCTGTCCGACGTCACCGGGCCCTGGACCGAGCGCCTGACCGCCGTGGAGGCCCGCGCCGACGCGATCACCGGGCTGGCGCGGCTGTGA
- a CDS encoding ABC transporter ATP-binding protein has protein sequence MSSPVNDEKAPLRPLLARIWRDYLSHHKSALFASILCAVAAGGLNALTLKLLEPAINGLFVDPDAPIRLWGLFPIPPGQSLIWIPATIVVVAFVWTLASLGQAALVNRLGHGIVGDIQVRLFGAMIRADLARLRSQHTGSFVSSVLFDANLVREAFTSGVVNYTQNAVTLLAVIVGMAFIDWQLTLVVLLGVPLISFVLRRFSKRTRKATVGAMKETETLSTALMENLDGVRLIKLENREAAEQARVGDVVARRQRHVIKSADSRAFAGPFSNLVAMIVVATVMAYAGWKSRDGQMSVGAFAAFIGLLMLAGQSLRQVVNLQTVMIEGLTAARRLFASLDIQPEIRQAAAPVALPEGPATVVFDGVSFSYASAAPTISDVSLTVAPGETVALVGPSGGGKSTLLSLLPRFYDVTAGTITINGIDLRDLSLTDLRARIALVTQEPFLFDDTIEANIAYGRPGATPEQIAEAARSAAAHDFITALPDGYQTRAGEAGMRLSGGQRQRIAIARAFLKDAPILLLDEATSALDTESEALVQAALERLMTGRSTLMIAHRLSTVQRADRILVLEAGRIVESGTHAALVRKGGLYSRLARQQSLDGAPAVATVA, from the coding sequence ATGAGTTCGCCCGTGAACGATGAGAAAGCCCCCCTGCGCCCGCTGCTGGCGCGGATCTGGCGCGACTACCTCTCGCATCACAAATCCGCTCTGTTCGCCTCGATCCTGTGCGCGGTGGCCGCCGGCGGCCTGAACGCCCTGACGCTGAAGCTGCTCGAGCCCGCGATCAACGGCCTGTTCGTCGATCCGGACGCGCCGATCAGACTGTGGGGCCTGTTCCCCATCCCGCCCGGTCAGAGCCTGATCTGGATCCCCGCCACGATCGTCGTCGTGGCCTTCGTCTGGACGCTCGCCTCGCTGGGTCAGGCCGCGCTCGTCAATCGGCTGGGCCACGGCATCGTCGGCGATATCCAGGTCCGTCTGTTCGGGGCCATGATCCGCGCCGACCTGGCCCGCCTGCGCAGCCAGCACACCGGCAGTTTCGTCTCGTCCGTCCTGTTCGACGCCAATCTGGTGCGCGAGGCCTTCACCTCCGGCGTCGTCAACTACACCCAGAATGCCGTGACCCTGCTGGCCGTCATCGTGGGCATGGCCTTCATCGACTGGCAGCTGACCCTTGTGGTGCTGCTGGGCGTGCCGCTGATCAGCTTCGTGCTGCGCCGGTTCTCCAAACGCACGCGCAAGGCCACCGTGGGCGCGATGAAGGAGACCGAGACCCTCTCCACCGCCCTGATGGAGAACCTCGACGGCGTCCGGCTCATCAAGCTGGAGAACCGGGAGGCCGCGGAACAGGCCCGGGTCGGCGACGTCGTCGCCCGCCGCCAGAGGCACGTCATCAAGAGCGCCGACAGCCGCGCCTTCGCCGGGCCGTTCAGCAATCTGGTCGCCATGATCGTGGTCGCCACGGTGATGGCCTATGCGGGCTGGAAATCGCGCGACGGCCAGATGAGCGTCGGGGCCTTTGCCGCCTTCATCGGCCTTCTGATGCTGGCCGGGCAGTCGCTGCGTCAGGTGGTGAACCTGCAGACGGTGATGATCGAGGGCCTGACCGCCGCCCGCCGCCTGTTCGCCTCGCTGGATATCCAGCCGGAGATTCGCCAGGCCGCGGCCCCCGTGGCCCTGCCTGAAGGTCCGGCCACGGTGGTGTTCGACGGCGTGTCCTTCTCATACGCGTCCGCCGCCCCGACGATCTCGGACGTCTCGCTGACGGTCGCACCCGGCGAGACAGTGGCCCTGGTCGGCCCCTCGGGCGGCGGCAAGTCGACCCTGCTCAGCCTGCTGCCGCGCTTCTACGACGTGACGGCGGGGACCATCACGATCAACGGCATCGACCTGCGCGACCTCAGCCTCACCGACCTGCGCGCCCGCATCGCCCTGGTCACGCAGGAGCCCTTCCTGTTCGACGACACGATCGAAGCCAACATCGCCTATGGCCGGCCCGGGGCCACGCCCGAGCAGATCGCAGAGGCCGCCCGTTCGGCCGCCGCCCACGACTTCATCACCGCCCTGCCCGACGGCTACCAGACCCGCGCAGGCGAGGCCGGCATGCGGCTGTCGGGCGGCCAGCGTCAGCGCATCGCCATCGCCCGCGCCTTCCTGAAGGACGCGCCTATCCTGCTGCTCGACGAGGCGACATCCGCGCTCGACACCGAAAGCGAGGCCCTGGTCCAGGCCGCGCTGGAGCGGCTGATGACCGGCCGGTCGACCCTGATGATCGCCCACCGCCTGTCCACGGTGCAACGCGCCGACCGGATCCTGGTGCTCGAGGCCGGGCGCATCGTCGAAAGCGGCACTCACGCGGCCCTGGTCAGGAAGGGCGGTCTCTACAGCCGTCTGGCCCGCCAGCAGTCGCTGGATGGCGCGCCCGCCGTCGCCACGGTCGCGTGA
- a CDS encoding fused DSP-PTPase phosphatase/NAD kinase-like protein yields MARFDVSTPEGLAAARRDFFWNDHAFLRLAFSNAHWIGPDLVRTNQPSPRQLEGWARRGIRTVINLRGERDEGYYWLEKAACERLGLTLIDAPLDSRDPPSKDRVRRARDLFASIEYPALIHCKSGADRAGLMAVFYRHFHLGEPISVARQELSKRYLHSREGLTGVLDHFVETYIDEVEPTGVGFMEWVESDAYDPRAMREHFRASWWGTLLTERLLKRE; encoded by the coding sequence ATGGCGCGATTTGATGTCTCGACCCCGGAAGGGCTGGCGGCCGCGCGACGGGACTTCTTCTGGAACGATCACGCCTTCCTGCGGCTGGCGTTTTCCAACGCCCACTGGATCGGGCCGGATCTGGTGAGAACCAACCAGCCGTCGCCGCGCCAGCTCGAGGGCTGGGCCCGGCGGGGCATCCGGACCGTCATCAATCTGCGCGGGGAGCGCGACGAGGGCTATTACTGGCTTGAGAAGGCGGCCTGCGAGCGGCTGGGCCTGACCCTGATCGACGCCCCGCTCGATTCGCGCGATCCGCCGTCCAAGGATCGGGTGCGGCGGGCGCGCGACCTGTTCGCCTCGATCGAGTATCCGGCCCTGATCCATTGCAAGTCAGGCGCGGACCGGGCCGGGCTGATGGCGGTCTTCTACCGGCATTTTCACCTCGGCGAGCCGATCTCTGTCGCACGCCAGGAGCTGTCGAAACGGTATCTGCACAGCCGCGAGGGGCTGACCGGCGTGCTCGACCATTTCGTCGAGACCTACATCGACGAGGTCGAACCGACAGGTGTGGGCTTCATGGAATGGGTCGAGTCCGACGCCTATGACCCCCGTGCGATGCGGGAGCATTTCCGGGCCTCCTGGTGGGGAACCCTGCTGACCGAGCGCCTGCTGAAGCGGGAGTAG